A window of Micrococcus endophyticus contains these coding sequences:
- a CDS encoding response regulator, with translation MTVHVMLVDDHPVVRAGVRAVVEAHPDLRVVAEAADGAEALRILEAAAGPVDVVLMDLQMGEGMDGVSATRAVRERRPDVQVLILTTFDTEADILAAVDAGAAGYLLKDAPSEEIARAVRQAAAGQKALAPQVAATLMGRMAGGADVLSAREIELLELIARGATNKAAAKELFISEATVKTHLVHVFQKLGVDNRTRAVDEARRRRIIR, from the coding sequence ATGACCGTGCACGTGATGCTGGTGGACGACCACCCGGTGGTGCGGGCGGGGGTGCGCGCCGTCGTCGAGGCCCACCCGGACCTGCGGGTGGTGGCCGAGGCCGCCGACGGCGCCGAGGCGCTCCGGATCCTGGAGGCCGCGGCCGGCCCCGTGGACGTGGTGCTGATGGACCTGCAGATGGGCGAGGGCATGGACGGGGTCAGCGCCACGCGGGCCGTGCGCGAGCGGCGGCCGGACGTGCAGGTGCTCATCCTCACCACGTTCGACACCGAGGCGGACATCCTCGCCGCCGTGGACGCCGGGGCGGCCGGCTACCTGCTCAAGGACGCGCCCAGCGAGGAGATCGCCCGCGCCGTGCGGCAGGCCGCCGCCGGACAGAAGGCGCTCGCCCCGCAGGTGGCCGCCACCCTCATGGGCCGGATGGCCGGCGGCGCGGACGTGCTCTCTGCGCGGGAGATCGAGCTGCTGGAGCTGATCGCGCGCGGGGCCACCAACAAGGCCGCCGCGAAGGAGCTGTTCATCTCCGAGGCCACCGTGAAGACGCACCTGGTGCACGTGTTCCAGAAGCTCGGCGTGGACAACCGCACCCGCGCCGTGGACGAGGCCCGGCGCCGCCGCATCATCCGGTGA
- a CDS encoding ATP-binding cassette domain-containing protein translates to MSERSDVPAAAEAPDRRPDDPPVPLLELAGVRKAFAGAQRPALDSVDLTVHAGEFVAIVGPSGSGKSTLLNVVGLLDRPDSGIYRVRGRDTTGMGEGERDRLRSETFGFVFQSSHVLSEESVAVNAALGLRIQRVPPVERDARAGETLRLLGLGHRLGSRAKLLSGGERQRLAIARAVATRPRVVLADEPTGNLDTENGRIVVEHLRRLHAEGTTILLITHDPGVAAVADRQVRIADGVLTELTLAAVPPTASGTTTARPGTLDAAAPAARVAGPRRDRADRHGPRRAWAVVDDAVDALSSLSSRFLRTVLLMAAFAVGVGGLLAALGLTQTATAQVGARLTAAALDEVVVTVPQAEGLLDPGDRRLADWTADLAALPRVLGAGHVVQVAPADVEITRNGPGEPEPPAAISLVGASASYTRLAELGLPSETARALLDAPDARLVWATPAAAQALHLPVPESGVLAPGYRVWIGGTAVDVAGIVRTTERTPTLTTALLATPAVLTGVGQAAPELVVRTETGFPYPVSQAAPLAIAPEAPGSVSVRTVADLRELRAGVADDLGAFVGVLSAVLLVLAVISASTAMYLSVQSRTSEIALRRAIGSSRGLIARLFLLEGTLIGLAGGAVGSAVGTAVILAVSQSRGWAAVLPPTAVPLALALGLAAGVVSALYPAWMASRQRPADALRG, encoded by the coding sequence ATGAGCGAGCGGTCGGACGTGCCGGCCGCGGCGGAGGCCCCGGACCGCCGGCCGGACGACCCGCCGGTCCCCCTGCTGGAGCTCGCCGGCGTCCGCAAGGCGTTCGCCGGCGCGCAACGGCCGGCCCTGGACTCCGTGGACCTCACCGTCCACGCCGGCGAGTTCGTGGCGATCGTGGGACCCTCCGGATCCGGCAAGTCCACCCTGCTCAACGTCGTCGGACTGCTGGACCGGCCCGACTCCGGCATCTACCGCGTGCGCGGCCGCGACACCACCGGCATGGGCGAGGGCGAACGGGACCGGCTGCGCTCGGAGACCTTCGGGTTCGTGTTCCAGTCCAGCCACGTGCTCAGCGAGGAGTCCGTGGCCGTCAACGCGGCACTCGGTCTGCGCATCCAGCGGGTGCCGCCGGTCGAACGGGACGCCCGCGCCGGGGAGACGCTGAGGCTGCTCGGCCTCGGCCACCGGCTCGGCTCCCGCGCCAAGCTGCTCTCCGGCGGCGAGCGGCAGCGCCTGGCGATCGCGCGCGCCGTGGCCACCCGCCCGCGCGTCGTGCTCGCGGACGAGCCGACCGGCAACCTGGACACCGAGAACGGCCGGATCGTGGTGGAGCACCTGCGCCGCCTCCACGCGGAGGGCACCACCATCCTGCTCATCACCCACGACCCCGGGGTCGCCGCCGTGGCGGACCGGCAGGTCCGCATCGCCGACGGCGTCCTCACCGAGCTCACCCTCGCCGCCGTCCCGCCGACGGCCTCCGGGACGACGACGGCGCGGCCAGGCACGCTCGACGCTGCGGCCCCCGCGGCGCGGGTGGCCGGTCCGCGCCGGGACCGCGCGGACCGGCACGGACCCCGACGCGCCTGGGCCGTGGTGGACGACGCCGTGGACGCCCTCTCCTCCCTGTCCTCGCGCTTCCTGCGGACGGTGCTGCTCATGGCGGCCTTCGCCGTGGGCGTCGGCGGGCTGCTCGCGGCCCTCGGGCTCACCCAGACCGCCACCGCCCAGGTGGGCGCCCGGCTCACCGCCGCCGCCCTGGACGAGGTGGTGGTCACCGTGCCCCAGGCCGAAGGCCTGCTCGACCCCGGCGACCGCCGCCTGGCCGACTGGACGGCCGACCTGGCCGCGCTGCCGCGCGTGCTCGGAGCCGGGCACGTGGTGCAGGTGGCACCCGCCGACGTCGAGATCACCCGCAACGGCCCCGGCGAGCCCGAGCCACCCGCCGCCATCTCCCTCGTGGGCGCCTCCGCCTCCTACACCCGCCTGGCCGAGCTGGGCCTGCCCTCGGAGACCGCCCGCGCCCTGCTGGACGCCCCGGACGCCCGCCTGGTCTGGGCCACGCCCGCCGCCGCTCAGGCCCTGCACCTGCCCGTCCCCGAGTCCGGCGTCCTCGCCCCCGGCTACCGGGTGTGGATCGGCGGGACGGCCGTGGACGTGGCCGGGATCGTGCGCACCACCGAGCGCACCCCCACCCTGACCACCGCGCTGCTGGCCACCCCCGCCGTCCTCACCGGCGTGGGCCAGGCCGCCCCCGAGCTCGTCGTGCGCACCGAGACCGGCTTCCCCTACCCCGTCTCCCAGGCGGCCCCGCTGGCGATCGCCCCCGAGGCGCCCGGCAGCGTGTCCGTGCGGACCGTGGCCGACTTGCGGGAGCTGCGCGCCGGCGTCGCCGACGACCTCGGCGCGTTCGTCGGCGTGCTCTCCGCCGTGCTGCTCGTGCTCGCCGTGATCAGCGCGTCCACGGCCATGTACCTGTCCGTGCAGTCGAGGACCTCGGAGATCGCACTGCGGCGGGCCATCGGCTCGTCTCGAGGACTGATCGCCCGTCTCTTCCTCCTCGAGGGGACGCTCATCGGCCTGGCCGGCGGAGCGGTGGGGTCTGCGGTCGGCACCGCCGTGATCCTCGCCGTCTCCCAGTCCCGCGGCTGGGCCGCCGTGCTGCCGCCCACCGCCGTGCCCCTGGCCCTGGCGCTGGGACTCGCGGCCGGCGTCGTGAGCGCCCTCTACCCGGCCTGGATGGCGAGCCGCCAGCGTCCCGCAGACGCCCTGCGCGGGTGA
- a CDS encoding sensor histidine kinase: MPATRLSADTAGAPAETGAAAVLAGLRVALHVAFAVLLAVGLGRALADLSRTGAPAPAALALTGCTALLAGVYLAGTLVERRRWGRGEDVGRGPALLWLALVLALWGLLVAQHRDFAWVAFPLFFVALHVVARTARTATARRIAGPVLVAAMAAVVVAGMAAGVDEGVRPAAVIGPLVGAAVAVVLSGAYRALHQESERQRDVAEQLRAAQAELARTQHRAGVGEERERLAREIHDTLTQGLASIVLVSRAAQDALDAQDPALARTRMETVRTTAAENLDESRRFVRDLRATGGASLVAAVERAVAGFAERQAAAGTPVAADVEVVGTPVPVAEAVEAALLRAVQASLANVAAHARGTRARVTLAWLPGELAVDVADDGVGFRPEAVVTGDAGTQGTGAGTQGAGARRPAGPGAGTGVGLASVRERLAGVGGHASVESAPGEGTVVALRVPLPAAAGRAEEDERRERG; this comes from the coding sequence ATGCCCGCCACCCGACTCTCCGCCGACACCGCCGGGGCACCCGCCGAGACCGGTGCCGCCGCCGTGCTCGCCGGCCTGCGCGTGGCCCTGCACGTGGCGTTCGCCGTGCTCCTGGCCGTGGGCCTGGGACGGGCGCTCGCGGACCTGTCCCGGACGGGGGCGCCGGCCCCGGCGGCGCTCGCGCTGACCGGGTGCACCGCACTGCTGGCCGGCGTCTACCTGGCCGGCACGCTCGTGGAGCGCCGCCGCTGGGGCCGGGGCGAGGACGTGGGGCGCGGCCCGGCGCTGCTCTGGCTGGCGCTCGTGCTCGCCCTGTGGGGCCTGCTCGTGGCCCAGCACCGGGACTTCGCATGGGTGGCCTTCCCCCTGTTCTTCGTGGCGCTGCACGTGGTGGCGCGCACGGCCCGCACGGCGACGGCCCGGCGGATCGCCGGGCCGGTCCTCGTGGCGGCGATGGCCGCTGTCGTGGTGGCCGGGATGGCCGCCGGCGTGGACGAGGGCGTGCGCCCGGCCGCGGTGATCGGCCCGCTCGTGGGCGCGGCCGTGGCCGTGGTGCTCTCCGGGGCATACCGCGCCCTGCACCAGGAGTCCGAGCGACAGCGGGACGTGGCCGAGCAACTGCGCGCCGCCCAGGCCGAGCTCGCCCGCACCCAGCACCGCGCCGGCGTGGGCGAGGAGCGCGAGCGCTTGGCCCGCGAGATCCACGACACCCTCACCCAGGGCCTGGCCTCGATCGTGCTGGTCTCCCGTGCCGCGCAGGACGCCCTGGACGCGCAGGACCCCGCGCTCGCCCGCACCCGCATGGAGACCGTCCGCACCACCGCCGCGGAGAACCTCGACGAGTCGCGCCGGTTCGTGCGGGACCTGCGCGCCACCGGCGGGGCCTCCCTCGTGGCGGCGGTCGAGCGCGCGGTCGCCGGGTTCGCCGAGCGGCAGGCGGCGGCGGGCACGCCCGTGGCCGCGGACGTGGAGGTGGTGGGCACGCCGGTGCCCGTGGCCGAGGCCGTGGAGGCCGCGCTGCTGCGCGCCGTCCAGGCGTCCCTGGCCAACGTGGCCGCCCACGCGAGGGGCACGCGCGCCCGCGTCACCCTCGCGTGGCTGCCGGGGGAGCTCGCCGTGGACGTCGCCGACGACGGCGTCGGGTTCCGCCCGGAGGCCGTGGTCACGGGAGACGCGGGGACGCAGGGGACTGGGGCCGGGACGCAGGGGGCCGGGGCACGGAGGCCCGCCGGCCCTGGGGCCGGGACCGGCGTCGGGCTGGCGAGCGTGCGCGAGCGGCTCGCGGGCGTCGGTGGTCATGCCTCGGTGGAGTCTGCGCCGGGCGAGGGCACCGTCGTCGCCCTGCGCGTGCCCCTGCCCGCCGCTGCGGGTCGGGCCGAGGAGGACGAGAGGCGGGAGCGGGGATGA
- the purD gene encoding phosphoribosylamine--glycine ligase has product MKTLVLGNGGREHALLAALSRDPQVGELHAAPGNAGMAALAALHAVEATDPDAVVALARELAADLVVVGPEAPLAAGVSDALREAGFAVFGPSRAAAQLEASKAFAKEVMAAAGVPTAGSRICATAEEAAAALDEFGAPHVVKDDGLAAGKGVVVTSDRAEALAHAQACFDAGGTVVIEDFLDGPEVSLFVLCDGTDAVALTPAQDFKRIHDGDAGPNTGGMGAYTPLPWLPEGFTEEVMDRVARPVLAEMARRGTPFTGVLFCGLAVTAKGVEVIEFNVRFGDPETQAVLARLTTPLGGLLADAAAGRLGADRALEWSDDVAVDVVMASAGYPATSSKGDVITGLADAEALEGVHVIHAGTATSGDDVVTAGGRVLAVVGRGADLAQARERAYAGVERIRFDGAQWRTDIGLKAERGEIAVPAAVGQAGQAGEDAR; this is encoded by the coding sequence GTGAAGACCCTTGTGCTCGGCAACGGCGGCCGCGAACACGCGCTGCTCGCCGCCCTCTCCCGTGATCCGCAGGTCGGCGAGCTCCACGCGGCCCCCGGCAACGCCGGCATGGCCGCCCTCGCGGCCCTGCACGCCGTCGAAGCCACCGACCCCGACGCCGTCGTCGCCCTGGCCCGCGAGCTGGCCGCCGACCTCGTGGTGGTCGGCCCTGAGGCCCCGCTCGCCGCCGGCGTCTCCGACGCCTTGCGCGAGGCCGGCTTCGCCGTGTTCGGCCCCTCCCGGGCCGCCGCGCAGCTCGAGGCGTCCAAGGCGTTCGCCAAGGAGGTCATGGCCGCCGCGGGCGTGCCCACCGCCGGCTCCCGCATCTGCGCCACCGCCGAGGAGGCAGCCGCCGCCCTGGACGAATTCGGCGCCCCGCACGTGGTCAAGGACGACGGCCTCGCCGCCGGCAAGGGCGTCGTGGTCACCTCCGACCGGGCCGAGGCCCTCGCCCACGCCCAGGCCTGCTTCGACGCCGGCGGGACCGTGGTCATCGAGGACTTCCTCGACGGCCCCGAGGTCTCCCTCTTCGTGCTCTGCGACGGCACCGACGCCGTCGCCCTCACCCCCGCGCAGGACTTCAAGCGCATCCACGACGGCGACGCCGGCCCCAACACCGGCGGCATGGGCGCCTACACGCCGCTGCCGTGGCTGCCCGAGGGCTTCACCGAGGAGGTCATGGACCGCGTGGCCCGCCCCGTGCTGGCCGAGATGGCCCGCCGCGGCACCCCCTTCACGGGCGTGCTGTTCTGCGGCCTCGCCGTGACCGCCAAGGGCGTCGAGGTCATCGAGTTCAACGTGCGCTTCGGCGACCCCGAGACGCAGGCCGTGCTCGCCCGCCTGACGACCCCGCTGGGCGGGCTGCTCGCCGACGCCGCCGCCGGCCGGCTCGGCGCCGACCGCGCGCTGGAGTGGAGCGACGACGTCGCCGTGGACGTGGTCATGGCCTCCGCCGGCTACCCCGCGACCTCCTCCAAGGGCGACGTCATCACGGGCCTGGCGGACGCCGAGGCGCTCGAGGGCGTGCACGTGATCCACGCGGGCACCGCGACGTCCGGGGACGACGTGGTGACCGCCGGCGGCCGGGTGCTGGCCGTCGTCGGCCGCGGCGCCGACCTCGCGCAGGCGCGCGAGCGGGCCTACGCCGGCGTGGAGCGGATCCGCTTCGACGGCGCCCAGTGGCGCACCGACATCGGGCTCAAGGCCGAGCGCGGCGAGATCGCCGTCCCCGCCGCCGTCGGGCAGGCCGGACAGGCCGGGGAGGACGCACGATGA
- a CDS encoding peptidoglycan-binding protein, which yields MAHPWRVAAVVTLVALLLAASFVAGRFFQPPTTEADAAAVAAPIDVWASAEERVVGDAASFAGTVAAGQTRSVTVTAADGPAVVLRQTAEAGETVRPGDAAGEVSGVTYLFLAEPLALYRDLTEGDRGEDVASLQRALRQAGRWTATDGVFGPSTARALREQFRQAGSPLPKDDPVTVGWRQFIPLGEDGAVVASAAGYGTTLTDERPLLTLQTSAPTVRFTADVAQAASLAKGQDVQVGTASGTIPGTIRSVGAFQAAQGTARAGHEVTVAYDSAADGAPPVGQSVTVTPAAEDAAAPSLAVPQTAVRADASGSYVLVQDPAGAAAPGRASPSAPAERRVPVTVERTGSGWAAVTGDLAAGDRVRVS from the coding sequence GTGGCGCACCCGTGGCGCGTGGCCGCCGTCGTGACGCTGGTGGCCCTGCTGCTGGCTGCCTCCTTCGTGGCCGGGCGGTTCTTCCAGCCGCCGACCACGGAGGCGGACGCCGCCGCAGTGGCCGCACCCATCGACGTGTGGGCCTCGGCCGAGGAACGCGTAGTGGGGGACGCCGCGTCCTTCGCCGGCACCGTGGCCGCGGGGCAGACGAGGAGCGTGACCGTGACAGCGGCGGACGGGCCCGCCGTCGTGCTCCGCCAGACCGCCGAGGCGGGAGAGACCGTCCGACCCGGCGACGCCGCCGGGGAGGTCTCCGGCGTCACCTACCTGTTCCTCGCCGAGCCGCTCGCCCTGTATCGGGACCTCACCGAGGGGGACCGCGGCGAGGACGTCGCCTCCCTCCAGCGGGCGCTCCGGCAGGCCGGGCGGTGGACCGCCACGGACGGCGTGTTCGGCCCCAGCACCGCCCGTGCCCTGCGGGAGCAGTTCCGCCAGGCCGGCTCGCCCCTTCCGAAGGACGACCCCGTCACGGTGGGCTGGCGGCAGTTCATCCCCCTTGGCGAGGACGGCGCCGTGGTGGCCTCCGCCGCCGGATACGGCACCACCCTCACGGACGAGCGCCCGCTCCTGACCCTTCAGACCTCCGCCCCCACCGTCCGCTTCACCGCGGACGTGGCGCAGGCGGCCTCCCTCGCCAAGGGGCAGGACGTGCAGGTGGGCACCGCCTCCGGGACCATCCCCGGCACCATCCGGTCCGTGGGCGCGTTCCAGGCCGCCCAGGGCACCGCGCGCGCCGGGCACGAGGTCACCGTGGCCTACGACTCCGCAGCGGACGGTGCACCCCCCGTGGGTCAGAGCGTCACCGTGACCCCGGCCGCCGAGGACGCCGCCGCACCCTCGCTCGCCGTCCCGCAGACCGCCGTGCGCGCGGACGCGTCCGGCAGCTATGTGCTGGTCCAGGATCCCGCCGGTGCCGCCGCCCCCGGCCGAGCCTCCCCGAGCGCCCCGGCCGAGCGGCGCGTGCCCGTCACCGTGGAGCGCACGGGCAGCGGCTGGGCCGCCGTCACCGGGGACCTCGCGGCGGGAGACCGGGTGAGGGTCTCATGA
- a CDS encoding asparaginase, with protein MTQTPSATFALADAVELVHVVRNGFVESRTPGAAVVTGPDGAVLAALGPVDALIYPRSTLKPFQAIASLRHGARLEGEEVAIACGSHRGTAAHRELAARILAEAGLSAADLQCPPDYPADAAEIVRFAQDLEHGAEKTPLAYNCSGKHAGFLAACVAAGHDVGTYLEPDHPLQAEVERVIEEYCGEPVAHTGTDGCGAPAAVLSLTALARGIGKVASAPCRRDAEIHAATVANAMLEHPWAVHGQSSSNTVVMRELGLLAKLGADGVMVMAAPDGTAVAVKALDGGTRAGNLVALALLAQFAPDHVDADRLPAVLETVAPKILGKGEPVGAVRLARPVLDLLD; from the coding sequence ATGACGCAGACCCCCTCCGCCACGTTCGCCCTCGCCGACGCCGTCGAGCTCGTCCACGTGGTCCGCAACGGCTTCGTGGAGTCCCGCACCCCCGGCGCGGCCGTGGTGACCGGCCCGGACGGGGCCGTGCTGGCCGCGCTCGGCCCGGTGGACGCGCTGATCTACCCCCGCTCCACGCTCAAGCCGTTCCAGGCCATCGCCTCGCTGCGCCACGGCGCTCGCCTGGAGGGCGAGGAGGTGGCCATCGCGTGCGGCTCCCACCGTGGCACCGCGGCCCACCGCGAGCTGGCCGCGCGGATCCTCGCCGAGGCCGGACTGTCCGCGGCGGACCTGCAGTGCCCGCCGGACTATCCGGCGGACGCCGCGGAGATCGTGCGGTTCGCCCAGGACCTCGAGCACGGCGCGGAGAAGACGCCGCTGGCGTACAATTGCTCCGGCAAGCACGCGGGCTTCCTGGCCGCGTGCGTGGCCGCGGGGCACGACGTCGGCACGTACCTTGAGCCCGACCACCCGCTGCAGGCCGAGGTGGAGCGGGTCATCGAGGAGTACTGCGGCGAGCCCGTGGCCCACACGGGCACGGACGGCTGCGGGGCGCCGGCCGCCGTGCTGTCCCTGACGGCGCTGGCCCGGGGCATCGGAAAGGTGGCCTCCGCACCGTGCCGCCGGGACGCCGAGATCCACGCGGCCACCGTGGCGAACGCGATGCTCGAGCACCCGTGGGCGGTGCACGGGCAGTCCAGCTCCAACACCGTGGTGATGCGCGAGCTGGGCCTGCTGGCCAAGCTCGGCGCGGACGGGGTGATGGTCATGGCCGCCCCGGACGGCACGGCCGTGGCCGTCAAAGCGCTCGACGGCGGCACGCGGGCCGGCAACCTCGTGGCGCTCGCGCTCCTGGCCCAGTTCGCCCCGGACCACGTGGACGCGGACCGGCTGCCCGCGGTGCTGGAGACGGTGGCCCCGAAGATCCTCGGCAAGGGCGAGCCCGTGGGCGCAGTGCGCCTGGCCCGCCCCGTCCTGGACCTGCTGGACTGA
- a CDS encoding ABC transporter ATP-binding protein yields the protein MTTSLAPQTDLDPMRTPAAAAAHRIASGTAAPDDSGGAPALSVRDLVLEYPDGERGVLRALDEVSLDLHAGTFTALVGPSGSGKSSLLAVAAGLVPPTSGTVTVAGRELTGLSRTERTGLRGREIGVIFQQPNLIPSLTAAEQLELSVHLDRDATRADRKAARDRAMALLERVDLADQAGKRPHQLSGGQRQRVNIVRALMASPALLLVDEPTSALDRERSAAVVDLLGALTRDEGTATLMVTHDHEFLAATDRTLNMVDGRLTD from the coding sequence ATGACCACGAGCCTCGCCCCGCAGACCGACCTCGACCCGATGCGCACCCCGGCCGCCGCGGCCGCCCATCGGATCGCCTCGGGCACCGCGGCCCCGGACGACTCCGGCGGCGCCCCTGCCCTGTCCGTGCGGGACCTCGTCCTGGAGTACCCGGACGGCGAGCGCGGCGTGCTGCGCGCCCTGGACGAGGTCTCCCTGGACCTGCACGCCGGCACGTTCACGGCCCTGGTGGGCCCGTCCGGCTCCGGCAAGTCCTCGCTGCTGGCCGTTGCCGCAGGCCTCGTGCCCCCGACCTCCGGGACCGTGACCGTGGCCGGCCGCGAACTCACCGGGCTCTCCCGCACGGAGCGCACGGGGCTGCGGGGCCGGGAGATCGGCGTGATCTTCCAGCAGCCGAACCTCATCCCCTCGCTCACGGCGGCGGAGCAGCTCGAGCTCTCCGTGCACCTGGACCGGGACGCCACGCGCGCGGACCGGAAGGCCGCCAGGGACCGGGCCATGGCGCTGCTGGAGCGCGTGGACCTGGCCGACCAGGCCGGCAAGCGGCCGCACCAGCTCTCGGGCGGGCAGCGGCAGCGCGTGAACATCGTGCGTGCCCTCATGGCCTCGCCCGCGCTGCTGCTCGTGGACGAGCCCACCTCGGCGCTGGACCGCGAGCGCTCGGCCGCCGTCGTCGACCTGCTGGGGGCGCTGACCCGGGACGAGGGCACGGCCACGCTGATGGTCACGCACGACCACGAGTTCCTCGCCGCCACGGACCGCACGCTAAACATGGTGGACGGGCGGCTGACCGACTGA
- a CDS encoding FtsX-like permease family protein, translating to MFLALRDLRFATGRFALMGSVVALISLLLVMLSGLTAGLGGQNTAALDRLEEQGVQRLVFGGAAGQEATASFTQSEFTAEQRDAWAATDGVASVEPLGVSQGRAVGLAHGVETDEAGRADVADVPTTGVASTAFLGLVPGGADAPAALAPGEVVLSSDVADSLGAQAGDAVAVSGFVFTVAEVVPNEFYSHSPVTWLALEDWRAISHTADDAVLGTAGLVRFAAGADPDAVAAAGDAAAGTVSDTVRGSYAALPSYRSENGSLTTMQGFLYGISALVVIAFLSIWTVQRTRDIAVLKALGGTDGWVLKDALTQAAFVLLGGVLVGTALAAGIGVLAARGVPFELSWATTLVPAAGILVLGMLAAVTAVFRVTRIDPLVALGGN from the coding sequence GTGTTCCTCGCGCTCCGCGACCTGCGCTTCGCCACCGGACGATTCGCCCTCATGGGCTCCGTGGTGGCCCTCATCAGCCTGCTGCTGGTCATGCTCTCCGGCCTCACCGCAGGGCTGGGCGGCCAGAACACGGCCGCCCTGGACCGGCTCGAGGAGCAGGGCGTGCAGCGCCTCGTGTTCGGCGGCGCGGCCGGCCAGGAGGCCACCGCCTCCTTCACCCAGTCGGAGTTCACCGCAGAGCAGCGCGACGCGTGGGCCGCCACGGACGGCGTGGCCTCCGTGGAGCCGCTGGGCGTCAGCCAGGGCCGCGCGGTCGGCCTGGCGCACGGCGTGGAGACGGACGAGGCGGGCCGGGCCGACGTCGCCGACGTGCCCACCACAGGCGTGGCCTCCACCGCGTTCCTCGGCCTGGTCCCGGGCGGCGCCGACGCCCCGGCCGCGCTCGCGCCGGGCGAGGTCGTGCTGAGCTCCGACGTCGCCGACTCCCTCGGTGCGCAGGCGGGCGACGCCGTCGCCGTCTCCGGCTTCGTGTTCACGGTGGCGGAGGTGGTCCCGAACGAGTTCTACTCCCACTCCCCGGTGACCTGGCTGGCGCTCGAGGACTGGAGGGCGATCTCCCACACCGCAGACGACGCGGTGCTCGGCACCGCGGGCCTTGTGCGGTTCGCCGCGGGTGCGGACCCGGACGCCGTCGCCGCGGCGGGCGACGCCGCGGCCGGCACGGTCTCGGACACGGTCCGCGGCTCCTACGCGGCGCTGCCCAGCTACCGCTCCGAGAACGGCTCGCTCACGACGATGCAGGGCTTCCTCTACGGCATCTCGGCGCTCGTGGTGATCGCGTTCCTGTCCATCTGGACGGTCCAGCGCACGCGGGACATCGCGGTGCTCAAGGCCCTCGGCGGCACGGACGGGTGGGTCCTGAAGGACGCGCTCACGCAGGCGGCGTTCGTGCTGCTGGGCGGCGTCCTGGTGGGCACCGCGCTGGCCGCCGGGATCGGCGTGCTCGCCGCGCGGGGCGTGCCGTTCGAGCTGTCCTGGGCCACCACTCTCGTGCCCGCCGCCGGGATCCTCGTGCTCGGCATGCTCGCCGCCGTCACCGCGGTGTTCCGCGTGACCCGCATCGACCCGCTGGTCGCCCTGGGCGGCAACTGA
- a CDS encoding sterol carrier family protein: MTTGSVPRRRIPVPEGHAALTSWARTHAQDPASAAALPRSTRATAVRFALEELATRVPGNSVEVRVPPFGVAQAIPGPRHTRGTPPNVVEMDAVTWMSLATGLLGWADAVGTGAVRASGTRADLGAHLPLIRP, from the coding sequence ATGACCACCGGCTCCGTCCCCCGCCGCCGCATCCCCGTGCCCGAGGGGCACGCGGCGCTGACCTCGTGGGCGCGCACGCACGCGCAGGACCCTGCCTCCGCGGCCGCCCTGCCGCGCTCCACGCGGGCCACCGCCGTGCGCTTCGCCCTTGAAGAGCTCGCCACCCGCGTGCCCGGGAACTCGGTGGAAGTGCGGGTGCCGCCCTTCGGCGTCGCCCAGGCGATCCCCGGGCCCCGCCACACCCGCGGCACCCCGCCCAACGTGGTGGAGATGGACGCGGTCACGTGGATGTCCCTGGCCACGGGGCTGCTGGGGTGGGCGGACGCCGTCGGGACCGGCGCGGTGCGCGCCTCCGGCACCCGCGCGGACCTCGGCGCGCACCTGCCGCTGATCCGGCCGTGA